From a single Larus michahellis chromosome 18, bLarMic1.1, whole genome shotgun sequence genomic region:
- the LOC141732636 gene encoding LOW QUALITY PROTEIN: olfactory receptor 6C1-like (The sequence of the model RefSeq protein was modified relative to this genomic sequence to represent the inferred CDS: inserted 1 base in 1 codon; substituted 2 bases at 2 genomic stop codons), producing MYRSDQRGQPDCLLLSLKNSNEQIERLWIKIKGQAIKGDLINDIDSRIEGNFSKFAATEGESNNTLLGVTDDDQLQYVLFTILLVTYILTLTGNIVIITLINHHLQIPMYFFLRNLSILEIGFTTAVIPKALATLVXAKKPNFFKGLSHTNFLYFMLSTTEFLLVAVLSFDRYVAICKPLQYMAIRNLQACSLLVITAWIVFTLLGSLAFTTVSYINIITAVVKIPPVPGRQKAFSTCASHLTVVSMTYDRCVFMXPTQTNRLDLSKVVSILNTLVSPLLDPYIXSLRNAQFREALSESIKWSIIISNAQKFEVVLNWILEQEKKSVAVITILVSDTFMVERLSWFRRGEG from the exons ATGTACCGATCTGATCAACGTGGTCAACCTGATTGCCTAttactgtctttgaaaaacagcaatgaaCAGATTGAGAGGTTGTGGATAAAAATTAAGGGCCAAGCCATCAAAGGAGATCTCATTAATGACATAGATAGCAGAATTGAGGGcaacttcagcaagtttgcag CTACAGAGGGAGAATCAAACAACACCCTCTTGGGTGTTACTGATGATGATCAACTCCAGTATGTGCTCTTTACCATCCTGTTAGTCACCTACATCTTGACTTTAACAGGTAACATTGTCATCATCACCCTGATAAACCATCATCTTCAGATTCCCATGTACTTCTTTCTCAGGAACCTCTCCATTTTAGAGATTGGCTTTACCACCGCTGTCATCCCCAAAGCATTGGCCACCCTGGTTTAGGCAAAAAAACCTAATTTCTTTAAGGGGTTGTCTCACACGAATTTTCTCTACTTCATGCTAAGTACCACTGAGTTTCTCCTGGTAGCTGTATTGTCCTTTGACAGGTATGTGGCCATCTGCAAACCTCTACAGTATATGGCCATTAGGAATTTGCAAGCCTGCAGCCTGTTGGTGATTACTGCCTGGATTG TGTTCACCCTACTGGGTAGCCTAGCTTTTACGACTGTATCCTACATCAACATCATTACTGCTGTGGTCAAAATCCCCCCTGTGCCTGGCagacagaaagccttttccacctgtgCCTCTCACCTCACTGTGGTGTCTATGACGTATGACAGGTGTGTCTTCA TACCCACCCAGACCAACAGACTAGACCTCAGCAAGGTGGTGTCCATCTTGAATACTTTGGTATCTCCTCTGCTTGATCCATATATCTGAAGCTTAAGGAACGCACAGTTTCGGGAGGCCTTAAGCGAAAGCATCAAATGGAGTATAATTATTTCTAACGCCCAGAAATTTGAGGTGGTGTTGAAT